A single Pseudomonas sp. HN11 DNA region contains:
- a CDS encoding DUF3455 domain-containing protein, whose protein sequence is MSDTDPDVITRRNRLVLLVVQVIGLIVLVICAIDAQRAQAQDLPEAATGAAKRVLMTVRAAGVQIYTCAQDSSGQLTWQFREPLATLMVNGKTVGRHFAGPTWQLDDRSAVVGKVIAQAPGASAQDIALLRLDVVSHQGEGGLAQVVAVERLHTLGGVFNGGCAQVGELHLAPYSADYRFLVQ, encoded by the coding sequence ATGAGTGACACCGACCCTGATGTTATCACTCGTCGCAATCGGCTGGTGCTGTTGGTCGTGCAAGTGATCGGCCTGATTGTGCTGGTGATCTGCGCGATCGATGCACAACGGGCACAGGCGCAGGATCTGCCGGAAGCTGCCACTGGGGCAGCCAAAAGAGTGCTCATGACCGTGCGGGCTGCCGGCGTGCAGATCTACACCTGTGCCCAGGACAGCAGCGGCCAACTCACCTGGCAATTTCGCGAGCCGCTCGCGACGCTGATGGTCAACGGCAAGACCGTTGGCCGACACTTCGCCGGACCCACCTGGCAACTGGATGATCGCAGTGCAGTGGTAGGCAAGGTCATCGCCCAGGCACCTGGGGCGAGTGCCCAGGATATTGCGCTGTTGCGCCTCGATGTGGTGAGCCATCAGGGCGAGGGCGGGCTGGCACAGGTGGTCGCGGTGGAACGCCTGCATACCTTGGGCGGTGTGTTCAATGGCGGTTGCGCCCAGGTCGGTGAATTGCATCTGGCACCCTACAGCGCCGATTACCGCTTCCTCGTCCAATAG
- a CDS encoding c-type heme family protein, with protein sequence MKLSLAVKFNVVFLAVFIVGFIATSLSTHYMLQQSARRETLDTARMLMRSASAASTYTAEQIVPLLENRLKFQFLPQSVPDFAAISHLQQLLKSYPDYAYKEATLNPTNPRDLANDWEKTLISTLRSQPQTEEIVGERTDEKGASLYIAQPIQIKDGACLACHSTPDAAPKTMVDIYGPVNGFGWKLNDIIGAQLVSVPLDLPLQRARSLLHSYMLSMLGIFAVLFVALNVAVHLFVTRRLRHMSALADRVSLGETDVPPMDVSGNDELARLGQSFGRMRTSLVSAMKMLEE encoded by the coding sequence ATGAAACTGTCGCTCGCGGTCAAATTCAACGTGGTGTTCCTGGCGGTGTTTATCGTCGGTTTTATCGCCACCAGCCTTTCAACCCATTACATGTTGCAGCAGAGTGCACGCCGGGAAACCCTGGACACCGCGCGCATGTTGATGCGTTCAGCTTCTGCCGCCAGCACCTACACGGCCGAACAGATTGTGCCGCTGCTGGAGAACCGCCTGAAGTTTCAGTTCCTGCCACAATCGGTGCCGGACTTCGCCGCCATTTCGCACTTGCAGCAACTGCTCAAGTCGTACCCGGACTATGCCTACAAGGAAGCCACGCTCAATCCCACCAACCCGCGTGACTTGGCCAATGACTGGGAAAAAACCCTGATCAGCACCCTGCGCAGCCAGCCACAAACCGAGGAGATCGTGGGTGAGCGTACCGATGAAAAAGGCGCGTCGCTGTACATCGCCCAGCCGATCCAGATCAAGGACGGCGCCTGCCTGGCCTGCCATAGCACACCCGACGCGGCACCGAAAACCATGGTCGACATCTATGGGCCGGTCAATGGTTTCGGCTGGAAGCTCAACGACATCATCGGCGCGCAACTGGTCTCGGTGCCGCTGGACCTACCACTGCAACGCGCCAGGAGCCTGCTGCACAGCTACATGCTGTCGATGCTGGGGATTTTCGCCGTGTTGTTCGTGGCCCTGAATGTGGCGGTACACCTGTTTGTCACGCGGCGCCTGCGACATATGTCGGCGCTGGCCGACCGCGTCAGCCTGGGCGAAACCGACGTGCCGCCAATGGACGTCAGCGGCAACGACGAGCTGGCGCGCCTGGGTCAGTCCTTCGGGCGCATGCGCACCAGCCTGGTCAGTGCCATGAAGATGCTTGAGGAATAG
- a CDS encoding cupin domain-containing protein, producing the protein MEPVTDEPQQLFLGTRIRGLRKARGLTLTALAQASELTAGYLSQLERNLAYPSIPALFNIARSLGVTTQWFFASETVPAVEDEGYVVRRGNRQSIRYEDGIVDQLLTPLPNHQLEMLQSSFPPGTYSQQSYSHEGEEAGYVLSGRFELWVGERYFLLEAGDSFSFASHEPHRYGNPGKVETVVIWVITPPTF; encoded by the coding sequence GTGGAACCTGTGACAGACGAGCCCCAGCAACTGTTTCTCGGCACGCGCATTCGCGGTCTGCGCAAAGCGCGTGGCCTGACCCTCACCGCCCTGGCGCAGGCCAGTGAATTGACCGCCGGTTACCTCAGCCAGTTGGAGCGTAACCTGGCCTATCCATCGATCCCGGCACTGTTCAACATCGCTCGCAGCCTGGGCGTGACCACCCAGTGGTTCTTCGCCAGCGAAACCGTGCCCGCTGTCGAGGACGAAGGCTACGTGGTCCGCAGAGGCAACCGCCAAAGCATTCGTTACGAGGACGGCATTGTCGACCAACTGCTGACACCGCTGCCCAACCACCAGCTGGAAATGCTGCAGTCGAGCTTTCCGCCCGGCACCTACAGCCAGCAGAGTTATAGCCATGAAGGCGAAGAAGCGGGATACGTGCTGAGCGGCCGGTTCGAGTTGTGGGTGGGCGAGCGATACTTCCTGCTGGAAGCCGGTGACAGCTTCAGCTTCGCCAGCCATGAACCCCATCGGTACGGCAACCCTGGCAAGGTGGAAACCGTCGTGATCTGGGTGATTACACCGCCGACGTTTTAG
- a CDS encoding oxidoreductase, translating to MSHPTFPHLFEPLELRGKRLKNRIMSSGHDTSMPTDNRVNAQLIAYHRVRAEGGVGLIVLQVAGVHDSARYTAHVLMATDDSCIDGYRELAKTCHAQGTVVLSQIFHPGREIMESADGLLAVAYSASGVPNERFRVMPRALDQAMIDEIIAGYASAARRLHEAGIDGVEVVASHGYLPAQFLNPRVNRRTDDYNGSLEHRLKFLKEIIEAVRAATDEQFIIGLRISADERDAEGLTENETLEAVQHLQTRLDYVHIVAGTSASLGGAIHIVPPMAIASAYLASEAATFKASLSIPLFVTGRINQPQEAELILARGQADVCGMTRALICDPLMPAKALEGRAEDVRACIACNQACIGHFHKGLPISCIQHPETGRELMFSNEQGALKRKRIMVVGGGPAGMKAAAVAAQRGHSVTLYEASGQLGGQVLLAQLLPRRSEFGGASTNLQREMELAGVQVVRNTRVDRTLVEQEQPDHVIIATGAEPYWPNFEQAGELQVVDAWQVLRDQVPLGRSVVVVDWRCDWIGPGIAERLVRAGHQVQLAVNGTHCGENLPLYVRDQLAGELHRLGIPIIPYARLYGCDDTTVYLQHTASGEPMLLENIDTLVLCQGHQPVDTLGTELQGLVAFNRIGDCLAPRTAEEAIYEGLKVAWNL from the coding sequence ATGTCGCACCCGACGTTCCCCCACCTGTTTGAGCCGCTGGAGCTACGTGGAAAACGCCTGAAAAACCGCATCATGTCCAGCGGACACGACACCTCGATGCCCACCGATAACCGCGTCAATGCGCAATTGATCGCTTACCACCGCGTACGCGCCGAGGGCGGTGTGGGGTTGATCGTGTTACAGGTGGCCGGGGTACATGACAGCGCGCGCTATACCGCCCACGTGTTGATGGCGACTGACGACAGCTGCATCGACGGCTACCGCGAACTGGCCAAAACCTGCCATGCCCAAGGCACTGTGGTGTTGTCACAGATCTTCCATCCGGGACGGGAAATCATGGAGTCGGCCGATGGTTTGCTGGCCGTGGCGTACTCGGCGTCAGGGGTGCCGAATGAACGCTTTCGCGTGATGCCACGGGCGCTGGATCAGGCGATGATCGACGAGATCATCGCGGGTTATGCATCCGCTGCCCGGCGCCTGCATGAGGCCGGGATCGATGGGGTGGAAGTGGTCGCCAGCCATGGGTACCTGCCGGCGCAGTTTCTCAATCCTCGGGTAAACCGACGCACCGATGACTACAACGGTTCGTTGGAACATCGGTTGAAGTTTTTGAAGGAAATCATCGAAGCGGTCAGGGCCGCCACCGACGAACAGTTCATCATCGGGCTGCGTATTTCTGCCGATGAACGCGATGCCGAAGGCCTCACTGAAAACGAAACCCTTGAAGCCGTTCAACACCTGCAAACCCGGCTGGATTACGTGCATATCGTCGCGGGCACATCGGCGTCACTAGGCGGTGCGATCCATATCGTGCCACCCATGGCGATTGCCTCTGCGTACCTGGCCAGCGAGGCGGCGACGTTCAAGGCCAGCCTGTCGATTCCGCTATTCGTCACTGGGCGGATCAACCAGCCTCAGGAGGCTGAGCTGATATTGGCGCGGGGCCAGGCCGATGTCTGCGGCATGACGCGCGCGCTGATCTGCGATCCACTGATGCCGGCCAAGGCCCTTGAGGGCCGTGCCGAAGATGTGCGGGCGTGCATCGCTTGCAATCAAGCCTGTATCGGTCACTTTCACAAGGGGCTACCGATCTCCTGTATCCAGCATCCCGAAACTGGCCGTGAGCTGATGTTTAGTAACGAGCAAGGGGCGTTGAAGCGCAAACGTATCATGGTGGTGGGCGGTGGCCCGGCAGGTATGAAAGCCGCTGCGGTTGCCGCACAACGCGGGCATTCAGTGACGCTGTATGAAGCCAGCGGCCAACTCGGCGGGCAAGTGTTGCTGGCCCAATTGCTGCCACGGCGCAGCGAGTTCGGTGGGGCCAGTACCAACCTGCAACGTGAAATGGAACTGGCCGGTGTACAGGTGGTGCGCAATACCCGGGTCGACCGGACGTTGGTGGAACAGGAACAGCCCGATCACGTCATCATCGCCACCGGTGCCGAGCCGTATTGGCCGAACTTCGAACAAGCCGGCGAGCTGCAAGTGGTGGATGCATGGCAGGTGCTGCGCGACCAAGTCCCCCTCGGGCGTTCGGTGGTGGTGGTCGACTGGCGTTGCGACTGGATCGGCCCCGGCATTGCCGAACGACTGGTGCGCGCCGGCCACCAGGTGCAACTGGCGGTCAACGGCACCCACTGCGGGGAAAACCTGCCGCTGTATGTGCGCGATCAATTGGCGGGCGAACTGCATCGGCTGGGGATCCCGATCATCCCTTACGCCCGCCTCTACGGCTGCGATGACACCACGGTCTACCTGCAACACACCGCCAGCGGCGAGCCGATGCTGCTGGAGAATATCGATACCCTGGTGTTGTGCCAGGGCCACCAGCCGGTAGACACTCTTGGCACGGAGCTGCAAGGCCTGGTTGCCTTTAATCGGATCGGCGACTGCCTGGCGCCGCGCACCGCCGAAGAAGCGATTTACGAAGGACTCAAGGTAGCGTGGAACCTGTGA